Proteins from one Pontibacter korlensis genomic window:
- a CDS encoding fatty acid desaturase family protein, giving the protein MKLKGKVKFVNKDKNLFFATLRKRVDTYFSDHNLSKSGNGKLLTKSVVLLLLYLIPFAGLLAFTPSLGISLVLWFVMGLGVAGVAMSVMHDANHGAFSKNKTINYLMAHSVNLLGASAFNWKLQHNILHHTYTNVVEMDEDIDDIVFMRFSPHTKVKFYHKIQWAYAFMFYGLLTLYWVILKDFLQFFRYINNGVNANSKEKNRVAFTRIIALKVFYFFSLLAAPTLFFGVPFLEVVLGFLLMHFVSGIILSVVFQLAHTVEGTSHPRPDENGNIENDWAIHQLNTTANFSRKSKLLSWYVGGLNFQIEHHLFPRISHVHYPAIATIVKDTAAEYGIPYIESETLMQAVRSHLATLHRFGRLQLPHLSEVMA; this is encoded by the coding sequence ATGAAGTTAAAAGGCAAAGTAAAATTCGTCAATAAAGACAAAAACCTCTTTTTCGCCACATTGCGCAAACGCGTTGACACTTATTTTTCAGATCATAATCTTTCTAAGTCAGGCAACGGTAAATTGCTGACAAAGAGTGTCGTGCTGCTGCTACTCTACCTTATACCGTTTGCTGGTCTGCTAGCTTTTACTCCATCCTTAGGTATAAGCCTGGTGCTTTGGTTCGTAATGGGTTTGGGCGTTGCCGGTGTTGCCATGAGTGTAATGCACGACGCTAACCATGGTGCTTTCTCCAAGAACAAAACCATAAATTACCTTATGGCGCACTCTGTGAACTTATTGGGCGCGTCGGCTTTCAACTGGAAGCTGCAGCACAATATCCTGCACCATACCTACACGAATGTGGTGGAGATGGACGAGGACATAGATGATATCGTGTTTATGCGTTTTTCACCACATACCAAAGTAAAGTTCTACCACAAGATACAATGGGCTTATGCCTTTATGTTTTATGGTTTGCTCACGCTCTACTGGGTTATCCTAAAGGATTTTTTGCAGTTCTTCCGATACATCAACAATGGCGTAAATGCTAATTCAAAAGAAAAAAACAGGGTCGCCTTCACAAGGATTATAGCCCTCAAAGTGTTCTATTTCTTCTCTCTATTAGCGGCTCCTACGCTGTTCTTTGGAGTTCCTTTCCTGGAGGTGGTACTTGGCTTCCTGTTGATGCACTTTGTATCAGGCATTATACTATCTGTGGTGTTCCAGCTGGCCCATACTGTGGAAGGTACCAGCCACCCCAGGCCGGATGAGAACGGTAACATCGAGAATGACTGGGCCATACACCAGTTAAATACCACAGCCAATTTTTCGCGTAAGAGCAAGTTGCTGTCGTGGTATGTAGGCGGACTCAATTTCCAGATCGAGCATCACTTATTTCCGCGCATATCACACGTGCACTACCCGGCCATTGCAACCATTGTAAAAGACACGGCTGCAGAATATGGCATCCCTTACATAGAAAGCGAGACTCTTATGCAGGCTGTGCGATCGCACCTGGCTACATTGCACCGCTTTGGCAGGCTGCAGCTGCCGCACCTGAGCGAGGTAATGGCATAA
- a CDS encoding GNAT family N-acetyltransferase, producing the protein MPDVHLMPCTLAELYTLQDIAIRSYNDHYLYLWFDGGAWYVDRSFKEETLQEELTDPNAVFYLIYHDGELVGFLKLNLHQELESHTAEEALELERIYLTKAASGIGIGRKVVEFTKEVAAKLNKRMVWLKAMDSSRSVNFYEQNGFVKCGTYTLPFEQMKPEYRGMYVMKMEL; encoded by the coding sequence ATGCCTGATGTACATCTCATGCCCTGCACCCTTGCAGAGCTTTATACCTTACAAGACATTGCTATTCGCTCCTATAACGACCACTATCTATACTTGTGGTTCGACGGAGGAGCCTGGTACGTAGACCGAAGCTTTAAGGAAGAAACGCTGCAAGAGGAGCTAACCGACCCCAATGCCGTTTTTTACCTGATCTACCACGATGGGGAGTTAGTTGGTTTCCTGAAGCTGAACCTGCACCAAGAACTGGAGAGCCATACTGCAGAGGAGGCGCTGGAGCTGGAGCGGATTTACCTGACCAAAGCTGCCTCTGGCATAGGCATTGGCCGGAAGGTGGTAGAGTTTACCAAAGAGGTAGCCGCAAAGCTCAACAAGCGCATGGTCTGGCTCAAAGCAATGGATAGCAGCCGCTCGGTAAATTTTTACGAACAGAATGGCTTTGTAAAGTGCGGCACCTATACCTTGCCTTTCGAGCAGATGAAGCCGGAGTACCGCGGCATGTACGTGATGAAAATGGAGCTGTAG
- a CDS encoding YpdA family putative bacillithiol disulfide reductase, translating into MKDILDILIIGAGPIGLAAGLEAQREGLSYLIVERGCLVNSIYNYPLNMTFFSTSERLEIGGIPFTSLNAKPTRAEALEYYRRVADSADLNINLFEEVQHLQPEDDVYRIFTSKGEYPARNVVVALGFYGIPNLLNVPGEGLPKVRHYYFDPHYYFRQKVVVVGANNSAADAALETWRKGADVTMVVRQPELGSIKYWTKPDLENRIKAGEIKAYFNSSITDIREREIDIQTPEGRLTLENDFVLAMTGYQPNFSFLEKIGVKLSNDEKRYPQYDSETMETNLPRVYLAGVVCGGMDTHVWFIENSREHAVKIIKHIKEEQQAEKV; encoded by the coding sequence TTGAAAGATATCCTAGACATACTCATTATTGGGGCAGGTCCAATCGGGCTGGCTGCAGGGTTGGAGGCGCAGCGGGAGGGGTTAAGCTACCTCATTGTAGAACGTGGTTGCCTTGTAAATTCTATCTACAACTACCCGCTCAACATGACCTTTTTCTCTACTTCGGAGCGGTTGGAGATTGGTGGTATACCTTTTACTTCGCTAAACGCCAAGCCTACACGCGCTGAGGCATTGGAGTATTACCGTCGTGTGGCCGACTCGGCTGACCTGAACATTAACCTGTTTGAAGAGGTGCAGCACCTGCAGCCGGAGGACGATGTCTACCGCATTTTCACTAGCAAGGGCGAGTATCCGGCACGTAATGTAGTTGTGGCGCTAGGCTTCTACGGTATTCCTAACCTGCTGAATGTACCAGGCGAGGGGCTGCCGAAAGTACGCCATTATTACTTTGATCCGCATTACTACTTCCGCCAGAAAGTGGTGGTGGTGGGAGCCAACAACTCTGCCGCCGATGCTGCCCTTGAAACCTGGCGAAAGGGTGCTGATGTAACGATGGTCGTGCGCCAACCCGAGCTCGGAAGTATAAAATACTGGACAAAACCCGACCTGGAGAACCGCATTAAAGCCGGTGAGATAAAAGCATACTTCAATTCAAGTATAACGGATATCCGTGAGCGTGAAATTGATATTCAGACGCCGGAAGGCAGATTGACGCTGGAGAACGACTTCGTGCTGGCCATGACCGGCTATCAGCCAAACTTTAGTTTTCTGGAGAAGATTGGTGTGAAGTTGAGCAACGATGAAAAGCGCTACCCGCAGTATGATTCTGAAACGATGGAAACAAACCTACCAAGGGTGTATTTGGCTGGTGTGGTCTGCGGCGGTATGGATACGCATGTGTGGTTTATTGAGAACTCGCGTGAGCATGCCGTAAAGATTATAAAGCATATAAAAGAAGAGCAGCAGGCAGAGAAAGTATAA
- the ygiD gene encoding 4,5-DOPA dioxygenase extradiol produces MDVLKKLQRLPDQEAVMPALFVGHGSPMNAVEENEFTQGWASMAQGIAKPKAILCVSAHWQTNGTAVTAMANPRTIHDFYGFPQQLFDVQYNAPGSPETAEELKQLIKKTELHLDHEWGLDHGTWSVLKHIYPDADIPVLQLSLDYTKPAQWHYELAQELAQLRKKGVLVVGSGNIVHNLRTLNWHKPDEAFDWATEVNEQVKQQILSGDPQPLIKYEQLGRAASLAIPTPEHYLPLLYTLGLQQKQEQVQFLNDKMQLGSISMTSVKIG; encoded by the coding sequence ATGGATGTGTTGAAGAAACTGCAGCGTTTGCCTGATCAGGAGGCAGTAATGCCAGCTTTGTTTGTGGGCCATGGCAGTCCCATGAATGCTGTGGAAGAAAACGAATTTACCCAAGGCTGGGCAAGTATGGCACAGGGCATAGCTAAACCAAAGGCTATACTTTGTGTGTCGGCGCATTGGCAAACCAATGGAACTGCCGTAACAGCCATGGCGAATCCCCGCACCATCCACGACTTTTATGGTTTTCCGCAACAGCTTTTCGACGTGCAGTACAATGCGCCTGGCAGTCCTGAAACTGCCGAAGAGCTGAAGCAGCTTATAAAGAAAACAGAACTGCACCTGGACCATGAGTGGGGCCTCGACCACGGCACCTGGAGTGTGCTCAAGCACATTTACCCTGATGCCGACATACCAGTGCTGCAACTCAGCCTTGACTACACCAAACCTGCCCAATGGCACTACGAGCTGGCTCAGGAACTGGCACAGCTACGCAAAAAAGGAGTGCTGGTGGTAGGGAGCGGTAACATCGTGCACAACCTCCGTACACTTAATTGGCATAAACCTGACGAAGCCTTTGACTGGGCTACAGAAGTGAACGAGCAGGTAAAGCAGCAGATTTTGTCCGGCGACCCTCAACCGCTCATTAAGTATGAACAGCTTGGAAGAGCCGCCTCACTGGCCATACCTACACCAGAACATTACCTACCACTGCTTTATACTTTAGGGCTCCAGCAGAAGCAAGAGCAGGTACAGTTTCTTAATGATAAGATGCAGCTCGGCTCAATTTCTATGACATCAGTTAAGATTGGGTAA
- a CDS encoding DEAD/DEAH box helicase, which translates to MTFENLNLIEPILKALKTEGYTQPTPIQAKSIPLILQKKDLLGCAQTGTGKTAAFSIPILQLLHEKQGADKGLRKVKALVLTPTRELAMQIGDSMTAYGKHTGLRHTVIFGGVPQKKQTDALRAGVDILVATPGRLLDLMNQKYINLQHLELFVLDEADRMLDMGFVNDVKKVLKVLPEQKQSLFFSATMAPEIMKLADTILVDPAKVEVTPVSSTANTIQQSVYYVKGPDKRKLLLHLLKDEEMESVLVFTRTKRGADRVAKDIAKAGVTAEAIHGNKAQNARVRALDNFKSRKTRVLVATDIAARGIDVDDLSHVVNYELPNEPETYVHRIGRTGRAGASGIALSFCGADEVPYLASIQKLISKNVPVIDNHPFPLTAKDFAEAASTIKEQKKKGGRGGRGNWGNKPSGEGRSSAGSANVNRPAGGPRNGGNRNRSRSHQPS; encoded by the coding sequence ATGACATTCGAGAATCTTAACTTGATAGAGCCAATCCTAAAAGCTCTCAAAACAGAAGGATACACACAACCAACCCCAATCCAAGCCAAATCCATCCCGCTTATACTTCAGAAGAAAGACCTGTTAGGCTGTGCCCAAACCGGTACAGGTAAAACAGCAGCTTTCTCTATTCCTATTCTGCAATTACTGCACGAGAAACAAGGAGCTGACAAAGGCCTACGCAAAGTTAAAGCACTCGTCCTGACTCCTACGCGTGAGCTGGCGATGCAAATTGGCGATAGCATGACAGCATATGGCAAGCATACTGGTTTAAGGCATACTGTGATTTTTGGAGGCGTGCCGCAGAAAAAGCAAACAGATGCGCTTCGTGCTGGTGTAGACATATTGGTGGCAACACCGGGGCGTTTGCTCGATCTAATGAACCAAAAGTACATTAACCTACAGCACCTGGAGCTGTTCGTGTTGGACGAAGCAGACCGCATGCTGGACATGGGTTTTGTAAATGATGTGAAAAAGGTACTGAAGGTGTTGCCGGAGCAAAAGCAATCTTTGTTTTTCTCAGCTACCATGGCTCCTGAAATCATGAAATTGGCCGATACTATTCTGGTAGACCCTGCTAAGGTAGAGGTAACGCCGGTATCGTCAACAGCCAACACCATACAGCAGTCGGTATACTACGTGAAAGGCCCGGATAAGCGCAAACTGTTACTTCACCTGCTTAAGGACGAGGAAATGGAAAGCGTGTTGGTATTTACCCGCACCAAGCGTGGCGCCGACCGTGTCGCCAAAGATATAGCTAAAGCCGGTGTAACAGCCGAAGCCATACATGGCAACAAAGCCCAGAATGCACGCGTGCGTGCGCTGGATAACTTTAAGTCACGTAAAACGCGTGTGTTGGTAGCTACTGATATTGCCGCACGCGGTATTGATGTGGACGACCTGAGCCATGTAGTGAACTATGAGTTGCCAAACGAACCTGAGACTTACGTGCACCGCATTGGCCGCACGGGTAGGGCAGGGGCAAGCGGGATAGCTTTGTCTTTCTGTGGAGCTGATGAGGTACCATACCTGGCCAGCATTCAGAAGCTTATTTCAAAAAACGTACCGGTGATAGACAACCACCCATTCCCGCTTACAGCCAAGGATTTTGCCGAGGCAGCCAGCACCATAAAGGAGCAGAAGAAAAAAGGCGGCAGGGGCGGACGCGGTAACTGGGGCAACAAACCATCTGGTGAAGGCCGCAGCAGCGCAGGCAGTGCAAATGTCAACAGACCAGCCGGCGGACCCCGCAACGGTGGTAACCGTAACCGTAGCAGATCGCACCAACCAAGCTAG
- a CDS encoding DMT family transporter: MNKQLQVHGALFLVALIYGSNYSIAKEVMPTYMGPFGLIVVRVVSAAIFFGIFARFVTKEKITGWSDNLRAILCGVTGVAVNQLCFFAGLNLTAPINAALLMVIVPVVVLVFSAILLRERISKRKVSGISMAFVGAFLLIYTSSGEHTTGNLWGDLLIILNATSFGLYLVLVKPLMQKYNAITIVSRIFSVGAVIVLPFGFQQVLATDYNSFPFSIWLAIAFMVIAVTIIAYLFNTWALRYANPSLVGAYIYLQPVLAIVMAISMGKDVFTLQKGLYALLIFAGVYLVSRTRQRVAPS, translated from the coding sequence ATGAACAAGCAATTACAGGTGCACGGGGCACTTTTTTTAGTGGCACTGATCTATGGCAGTAACTATAGCATAGCAAAAGAGGTGATGCCAACCTACATGGGTCCCTTTGGTTTGATAGTAGTACGGGTAGTTTCGGCAGCTATATTTTTCGGAATTTTTGCCCGATTTGTAACGAAGGAGAAGATAACAGGCTGGTCCGATAACCTGCGTGCTATACTTTGCGGTGTAACTGGAGTAGCTGTTAACCAACTCTGCTTCTTTGCCGGGCTTAACCTTACAGCGCCCATCAATGCAGCCCTGCTGATGGTCATCGTGCCAGTAGTGGTACTGGTATTCTCTGCCATACTTTTACGCGAACGCATCAGCAAGCGTAAAGTGTCGGGCATATCCATGGCTTTTGTTGGGGCGTTTCTGCTTATTTATACTTCCAGCGGCGAGCATACTACCGGTAACCTGTGGGGTGACCTGCTCATCATATTAAATGCGACCTCCTTTGGCCTTTACCTGGTGCTGGTTAAGCCACTAATGCAGAAGTATAATGCCATAACTATAGTTAGCCGCATTTTTTCGGTGGGTGCTGTCATTGTTCTGCCATTTGGCTTTCAGCAGGTGTTGGCAACAGACTATAACTCTTTCCCTTTCTCCATCTGGTTAGCCATAGCCTTTATGGTGATAGCTGTAACCATTATTGCTTACCTGTTTAACACCTGGGCGCTTCGTTATGCTAACCCTTCGTTGGTGGGAGCTTATATTTACCTGCAGCCTGTTCTGGCAATTGTCATGGCTATAAGTATGGGCAAAGACGTTTTTACGCTTCAAAAAGGCCTATATGCCTTGTTAATATTTGCTGGGGTTTACCTGGTTAGCCGCACACGTCAACGTGTAGCACCAAGTTAA
- a CDS encoding AI-2E family transporter, producing the protein MNNMPLTVRRSIEVMGLFFLGWIVVLGKGLLTPLLMAFFISIMLLPIYRFFQDRKFPDAVSIGISLLTLIIVLAGIVWFFSSQMSILIRDFPTIQKNVMNHLTSLSEWVGSKTPFSSQEQTKFIREQSNNLLNYAGNLLGSVAGGVTGILVFLGLLPIYIFLLLFYKNLLLRFVFLWFPRDRHEKVGETLGEIQVIIKSYLFGLLIQVTYMTILLGGILMIIGIKHALLIGVIFAFLNLIPYVGALLGNVIGVLLTLASSDELWPILVVLGTIAAVQFLDNNILMPRIVGSKVKINALATIVGVVLGGEIAGIAGMFLSLPVIAMLKVVFDRTDQFKQWGVLFGDERPERSPMDVPVLRWRSDRVRKKLEEENKIEPPHKD; encoded by the coding sequence ATGAATAACATGCCGTTAACCGTCCGCAGGTCGATCGAAGTAATGGGGCTGTTCTTCCTGGGGTGGATTGTTGTACTAGGTAAAGGCCTGCTGACCCCCTTGCTGATGGCTTTTTTTATCAGTATTATGTTGTTGCCAATCTACCGCTTCTTCCAGGACCGCAAGTTTCCAGATGCCGTATCGATCGGTATTAGCCTGCTGACGCTCATTATCGTATTAGCAGGCATTGTCTGGTTCTTCTCTTCGCAAATGAGCATTTTGATCCGTGATTTCCCCACCATTCAGAAAAATGTGATGAACCACCTTACCTCCCTGAGTGAGTGGGTTGGCAGCAAAACCCCTTTCTCATCGCAGGAGCAGACGAAGTTTATCCGGGAACAAAGTAACAACCTGCTGAACTATGCAGGCAATCTGCTGGGCAGTGTGGCAGGCGGCGTTACAGGTATACTGGTGTTTCTCGGTTTATTGCCCATCTATATTTTCCTGCTGCTTTTTTACAAAAACCTGCTGCTACGCTTCGTGTTTCTGTGGTTTCCCAGGGATAGGCATGAAAAAGTTGGGGAAACATTGGGTGAGATACAGGTGATCATCAAAAGCTACCTATTCGGCCTGTTGATCCAGGTTACCTATATGACCATACTTTTAGGCGGCATCTTGATGATCATCGGCATAAAACACGCATTGCTGATAGGGGTAATCTTCGCATTTCTGAACCTGATACCTTATGTGGGCGCGTTACTAGGAAACGTTATTGGTGTGCTGCTAACACTGGCCTCGTCTGATGAGCTGTGGCCTATACTGGTGGTGCTGGGTACCATTGCGGCAGTCCAGTTCCTGGATAACAACATCCTGATGCCACGCATTGTGGGCTCTAAGGTAAAGATAAACGCATTGGCAACCATCGTGGGAGTGGTATTGGGTGGCGAGATTGCAGGTATAGCTGGTATGTTCCTCTCTTTGCCCGTTATTGCCATGCTAAAAGTGGTTTTCGACCGCACCGATCAGTTCAAGCAATGGGGCGTGCTGTTTGGCGACGAGCGACCGGAGCGTAGCCCTATGGATGTGCCGGTGCTGCGGTGGCGGAGCGACAGAGTGCGCAAAAAGCTTGAGGAGGAGAATAAGATAGAGCCACCGCATAAGGATTAA
- a CDS encoding replication-associated recombination protein A, whose amino-acid sequence MNHPNIPLAERMRPHNLDQYYGQKHLVGPDGILRRYIEGGVIPSMILWGPPGVGKTTLANIIANQMKVPFVALSAINSGVKDIREVIDQAKKRQGTVLFIDEIHRFNKSQQDALLGAVEKGTVTLVGATTENPSFEVISALLSRCQVYILKHLTKDELIELVDKALEQDEWMRHRKVRVQEHEALLTISGGDARKLLNLLEIVAEGVQGDEVVVTNELVKQVAQQNIVMYDKSGEMHYDLVSAFIKSIRGSDPNAAVYWLARMIEGGEDPKFIARRLLIAASEDIGLANSNALLMATNCFQAVQMIGYPEAEIILSQCTVYLATSPKSNASYKAIKTARALVQQTGNLPVPLHLRNAPTKLMKEVGYGNNYKYAHDYEGNFVQQEFMPQELSNTAVYQPGNNARERDMLKQLQAQWGKKYRY is encoded by the coding sequence ATGAATCACCCGAACATACCTTTGGCCGAACGCATGCGGCCGCATAACCTTGATCAGTATTACGGACAGAAGCACCTGGTAGGGCCAGACGGAATACTACGGCGCTACATAGAAGGCGGCGTGATACCGAGTATGATCTTGTGGGGACCTCCGGGAGTGGGAAAAACCACGCTGGCTAACATTATCGCTAACCAGATGAAGGTGCCTTTCGTGGCGCTGAGTGCCATTAACTCTGGCGTGAAGGACATCCGGGAGGTGATCGATCAGGCCAAAAAACGTCAGGGCACAGTACTGTTCATCGACGAGATACACCGCTTTAACAAATCGCAGCAGGATGCCTTGCTGGGCGCTGTAGAGAAAGGTACAGTAACGCTAGTTGGTGCTACTACCGAAAACCCCTCCTTCGAGGTTATTTCAGCTTTGCTATCGCGCTGCCAGGTATACATTCTAAAGCACCTTACAAAGGATGAGCTAATAGAGCTGGTAGACAAAGCACTGGAACAGGACGAGTGGATGCGCCACCGCAAAGTGCGGGTGCAGGAGCATGAAGCTCTGCTGACAATTTCTGGCGGTGATGCCCGGAAGCTTTTGAACCTGTTAGAGATCGTTGCCGAAGGCGTACAAGGGGATGAGGTTGTAGTTACCAATGAGCTGGTGAAACAGGTAGCGCAGCAGAATATTGTAATGTACGATAAGTCTGGTGAGATGCACTACGACCTGGTTTCAGCCTTTATCAAATCAATTCGTGGCTCTGATCCGAATGCTGCCGTATACTGGCTGGCACGCATGATAGAGGGCGGCGAAGATCCAAAATTTATCGCACGTCGTCTGCTTATTGCTGCTTCAGAAGATATCGGTCTGGCTAACTCCAATGCCTTGCTTATGGCAACAAACTGCTTCCAGGCAGTGCAAATGATCGGCTACCCCGAGGCAGAAATTATTCTTTCGCAGTGCACGGTATACTTAGCCACATCTCCTAAGAGCAACGCTTCGTACAAAGCCATCAAAACGGCGCGGGCGTTGGTGCAGCAAACAGGTAACCTGCCGGTGCCCTTGCACCTGCGTAATGCGCCTACCAAGCTGATGAAGGAGGTGGGTTATGGTAATAACTACAAGTACGCGCACGACTACGAAGGAAATTTTGTGCAGCAGGAGTTTATGCCGCAGGAGCTAAGTAATACTGCAGTTTACCAGCCTGGTAACAACGCCCGTGAGCGCGACATGCTAAAGCAGCTGCAGGCACAGTGGGGCAAAAAGTATCGATATTAA
- the sppA gene encoding signal peptide peptidase SppA, with protein sequence MLNFLKYVLATIVGLLIFFFISILLLIGIAASTASKDEVKIADSSVLELKFDKPISERDPKDPFSELGLSFGGFSSTDGLDQIKASIRRAKNDDKIEGIFLNMTFVDAGMGKLEEIRKDLIDFKKSGKFIVSYTDLSTEKAYYLASVADKIYMNPMGTVEFNGMSSELYFFKRLLDKLNIEAQIFKVGTYKSAVEPFFLEKASEANREQLNSFLNSINNYQLKQIADSRGMTTEQLKEVQDNLLVRDPEDAKKYKLITDIGYYDEAISYMKEQMGIEEKEKLEMVQLSKYKKTRADGEISTSKNRIALVYAEGDIVDGEGDEDNIGGRRFADAIRDARLDENVKAVVLRISSPGGSALASDVIWREIQLTKKVKPVIASMSDVAASGGYYIAMGCDTIVAHPNTITGSIGVFGIVPNIQGFMNDKLGITVDHVNTGKFSDMPTLTRPMTAQEKEIMQHQINQIYEVFTSKAATGRNMTQDQLKEYASGRVWSGIEAKERNLVDMYGGLDEALAIAAKKAGIEDDYRLKELPARKSFLDEFMSGMGSQAKEQAIKAEMGELYPFYKLYKKASTLKGIQARMPYELTVE encoded by the coding sequence ATGCTAAATTTCCTGAAGTATGTGCTGGCTACAATTGTAGGCCTGCTCATATTCTTCTTCATCAGTATACTCCTGCTGATTGGAATTGCCGCCAGCACTGCCTCTAAAGATGAGGTGAAAATAGCCGATAGCTCAGTGCTGGAACTTAAGTTTGACAAACCAATCTCTGAGCGCGACCCTAAAGATCCTTTCTCTGAACTTGGCTTATCTTTTGGTGGTTTTTCCAGCACCGATGGCTTAGATCAAATCAAAGCTTCTATCCGCCGTGCTAAAAACGATGATAAGATTGAGGGTATCTTCCTGAACATGACCTTTGTTGATGCCGGTATGGGCAAACTGGAGGAAATCCGTAAAGACCTGATCGACTTTAAGAAGTCTGGTAAATTTATCGTTTCCTATACAGACCTTTCAACTGAAAAAGCTTACTACTTAGCCTCTGTTGCTGATAAAATCTACATGAACCCAATGGGTACGGTAGAATTTAACGGCATGAGCTCTGAGCTGTACTTCTTTAAGCGCTTGCTCGACAAGCTCAACATCGAGGCACAGATCTTTAAGGTAGGTACTTATAAGAGTGCTGTAGAGCCTTTCTTCCTGGAGAAGGCCAGTGAGGCTAACCGCGAGCAGCTGAACTCTTTCCTGAACTCTATCAACAACTACCAGCTGAAGCAAATTGCTGATTCGCGTGGCATGACGACAGAGCAGCTGAAAGAGGTGCAGGACAACCTGCTGGTACGCGATCCTGAAGATGCCAAGAAGTATAAGCTTATCACTGACATCGGTTATTACGACGAGGCGATCTCCTACATGAAAGAGCAAATGGGTATTGAGGAGAAAGAAAAGCTGGAGATGGTACAGCTGTCGAAGTATAAGAAGACACGTGCCGATGGAGAAATCAGTACTTCTAAAAACCGCATTGCCCTAGTATATGCCGAGGGAGATATAGTAGACGGAGAAGGTGATGAAGATAACATTGGAGGTCGTCGTTTTGCTGATGCCATCCGCGATGCCCGCCTGGATGAGAATGTAAAGGCAGTGGTGCTGCGTATTAGCTCGCCGGGTGGTAGCGCCCTTGCTTCCGACGTGATCTGGCGTGAGATTCAGCTGACTAAAAAGGTGAAGCCAGTGATTGCCTCTATGTCTGATGTAGCTGCCTCTGGAGGTTATTACATTGCAATGGGCTGCGATACTATTGTGGCGCACCCGAACACCATTACAGGCAGTATCGGTGTGTTCGGTATAGTGCCGAATATCCAGGGCTTCATGAACGACAAGTTGGGTATTACCGTAGATCACGTGAACACTGGTAAATTCTCTGATATGCCAACGCTGACCCGCCCTATGACAGCGCAGGAAAAAGAGATCATGCAGCACCAGATCAACCAGATTTATGAAGTATTCACTAGCAAAGCTGCCACTGGCCGTAACATGACGCAGGACCAGCTGAAGGAATATGCCTCAGGCCGCGTTTGGTCTGGTATAGAAGCCAAAGAGCGTAACCTGGTGGATATGTACGGCGGTTTGGATGAAGCCCTTGCCATTGCAGCTAAAAAAGCCGGCATAGAGGATGACTACCGCTTGAAAGAGCTGCCAGCCCGCAAATCTTTCCTGGATGAGTTTATGAGTGGTATGGGCTCGCAAGCGAAAGAGCAGGCTATTAAGGCAGAGATGGGCGAACTTTACCCATTCTATAAGCTCTACAAGAAAGCTTCTACATTGAAAGGCATTCAGGCTCGTATGCCTTATGAATTAACAGTAGAATAA